The Streptococcus pluranimalium genome contains a region encoding:
- a CDS encoding DUF3114 domain-containing protein — translation MGNGVVNGASFNYSNENDEHWRLDATSVKPWDPEYRSKVAEQYISPNNIGSDILSRTKDAWEDLLENGNGENWNDSYWNADGYYSNNGVSVHDRIEEARDELRDMIKNHS, via the coding sequence ATGGGAAACGGCGTTGTCAACGGTGCGAGTTTCAATTATTCGAATGAAAATGATGAGCATTGGCGACTTGATGCCACCTCGGTTAAACCGTGGGATCCAGAATATCGTAGTAAGGTTGCGGAACAATATATTTCTCCTAATAATATAGGTAGTGATATCTTGAGTAGAACAAAAGATGCTTGGGAAGATTTGTTGGAAAATGGCAATGGTGAAAATTGGAATGATAGCTATTGGAATGCCGATGGATATTATTCTAATAACGGAGTTAGCGTTCATGATAGAATTGAAGAAGCTAGAGATGAACTTCGAGATATGATAAAAAATCATTCTTAA
- a CDS encoding EsaB/YukD family protein: METHINVTVYMADQKQDVRIPRKIETKQLIKELDNIFAYPKDRLKYQLKVINKGLLLDEGDVLADFPITTGDQLKIEEGSV; the protein is encoded by the coding sequence ATGGAAACACATATTAATGTAACGGTTTATATGGCTGATCAAAAGCAGGATGTTAGGATTCCACGGAAAATCGAGACTAAGCAACTGATTAAGGAATTAGATAACATTTTTGCTTACCCTAAAGATCGCCTTAAATACCAACTGAAAGTCATCAACAAGGGCTTACTACTAGATGAAGGTGATGTACTGGCAGATTTTCCCATAACTACTGGGGATCAGTTGAAAATAGAAGAAGGAAGTGTTTAA
- a CDS encoding DUF3114 domain-containing protein — protein sequence MGIKVDLGHSESQAASGTRMLEEMSQVLRKSKHSISMYTQDVSMLKGKAYEASRAYQTEVILPAISFANDYYKELQLALKKLPSDYQTMVDSKSWSEEELQELIDSERRSIHLLENQIHHVNILKGMKTESKRSILESLNRSMDLHDSNVRQYEDLLEKLRVFDTYSASVFDGVNELKGIVQEALSLAKSSWNAQASHYNSTDKMLLLLAKAKTISVKNFIEDYGLSRPKGMSDKDYSVYVGEVKQQVDTLLKDGWSKKAIKEGYIATVNVAYDSNKEMSIEDQLGEYFDDAHTVGSALFNNMMTVAYKDTKEGQQKTLDMVYKILGAEVDKNGFLQMTNMKITDSDKTGAYQFTTNMDDALTFDDTFSSIVQDVYPKGLPIETKEGSKTFLRAQETHQFRYYMDKKNNDALRATYPDEANDLERIKRYNGDSPSSKFTGEKARLHNKYQGDPEDYKKHIEQYGENFKYVTPSAKKGFHSEFIINDKTNNLVSQWHAYEFDENGNVTSDPDKAYTKEEQMQLVDGNSVNYAENSDGNYHTKVDSDPVSIYDPEVRKEVRKGWKDPLTGRRNKNELNYFDIDNSEEKANKKLKGR from the coding sequence ATGGGAATAAAAGTAGATCTTGGACACTCTGAATCTCAAGCAGCGTCAGGAACTAGGATGTTAGAAGAAATGTCTCAGGTTTTGAGAAAAAGTAAACATAGTATTTCTATGTATACGCAAGATGTCTCGATGCTTAAAGGAAAGGCTTATGAGGCATCGCGAGCTTATCAAACAGAAGTGATTTTACCAGCAATAAGCTTCGCCAATGATTATTATAAGGAGTTGCAGTTAGCATTAAAAAAATTGCCTTCTGATTACCAGACGATGGTTGATAGTAAAAGTTGGTCTGAAGAGGAATTACAGGAGCTTATCGACAGTGAGCGACGCAGTATTCATTTGTTAGAAAATCAGATTCATCATGTAAATATTCTAAAAGGGATGAAGACGGAAAGTAAGCGTTCAATCCTTGAATCTCTCAATCGCTCAATGGACTTACATGACAGTAATGTTCGACAGTATGAGGATTTATTGGAAAAATTGCGAGTCTTTGATACGTATTCAGCATCGGTTTTTGATGGTGTCAATGAACTTAAGGGAATTGTTCAAGAGGCTTTATCCTTAGCAAAAAGTTCTTGGAATGCGCAAGCGAGTCATTACAATTCAACCGATAAAATGCTACTTCTCCTAGCGAAAGCTAAGACTATTTCTGTCAAAAACTTTATAGAAGATTACGGACTTAGCCGTCCCAAAGGCATGTCAGATAAAGATTATAGTGTTTATGTTGGTGAGGTAAAGCAACAAGTTGACACACTACTAAAAGACGGTTGGAGCAAAAAAGCCATCAAGGAAGGTTACATAGCCACGGTCAATGTTGCTTATGATTCTAATAAGGAGATGAGCATTGAGGATCAGCTAGGGGAATATTTTGATGATGCTCATACTGTTGGTTCTGCCCTCTTTAACAACATGATGACCGTTGCTTATAAAGATACCAAAGAGGGTCAACAAAAGACCTTGGATATGGTTTACAAGATACTTGGTGCTGAGGTTGACAAGAATGGTTTCCTACAGATGACCAATATGAAAATCACTGACAGTGACAAAACAGGCGCCTACCAGTTTACGACGAATATGGATGACGCTCTTACTTTCGATGATACTTTCTCGAGCATTGTGCAAGATGTTTATCCTAAGGGGCTACCGATAGAAACTAAAGAAGGTAGTAAAACATTTCTTCGTGCACAAGAAACCCATCAATTCCGATATTACATGGACAAAAAGAATAACGATGCTCTTAGGGCTACCTATCCTGATGAAGCTAATGACTTGGAACGTATCAAACGTTATAACGGAGACAGCCCTAGCAGTAAGTTTACTGGTGAAAAAGCCCGTTTACATAATAAATATCAAGGGGATCCAGAGGATTACAAGAAACATATTGAGCAGTACGGGGAAAACTTTAAATATGTCACTCCGAGTGCTAAGAAGGGCTTCCACTCTGAGTTTATCATCAATGATAAGACCAACAATTTGGTTAGTCAGTGGCATGCCTATGAATTTGATGAGAATGGCAATGTTACCTCAGATCCCGACAAAGCCTACACCAAGGAAGAACAAATGCAGTTGGTTGACGGCAATAGTGTTAACTATGCGGAGAATTCGGACGGTAATTATCATACCAAGGTGGATTCAGATCCCGTTTCTATATATGATCCTGAAGTGAGGAAGGAAGTTAGAAAAGGGTGGAAGGATCCTTTGACAGGTCGGCGAAATAAGAACGAGCTGAATTATTTTGATATCGATAACTCAGAAGAAAAAGCAAATAAAAAATTAAAAGGACGATAA
- a CDS encoding DUF3114 domain-containing protein, giving the protein MDNWLGEYFDDAHTVGSALFNNMMTVAYKDTKEGQQKTLDMIYKILGAEVDDNDFLQMTNMKITDSDKTGAYQFTTNMDDALTFDDTFSSIVQDVYPKGLPIETKEGSKTFLRAQETHQFRYYMDKKNNDALRATYPDEANDLERIKRYNGDNPSSKFTGEKARLHNKYQGEPEDYKKHIEQYG; this is encoded by the coding sequence ATCGATAACTGGCTAGGCGAATATTTTGATGATGCTCATACTGTTGGTTCTGCCCTCTTTAACAACATGATGACCGTTGCTTATAAAGATACCAAAGAGGGTCAACAAAAGACCTTGGATATGATTTACAAGATACTTGGTGCTGAGGTTGACGATAATGATTTCCTACAGATGACCAATATGAAAATCACTGACAGTGACAAAACAGGCGCCTACCAGTTTACGACGAATATGGATGACGCTCTTACTTTCGATGATACTTTCTCGAGCATTGTGCAAGATGTTTATCCTAAGGGGCTACCGATAGAAACTAAAGAAGGTAGTAAAACATTTCTTCGTGCACAAGAAACCCATCAATTCCGATATTACATGGACAAAAAGAATAACGATGCTCTTAGGGCTACCTATCCTGATGAAGCTAATGACTTGGAACGTATCAAACGCTATAACGGAGACAATCCTAGCAGTAAGTTTACTGGTGAAAAAGCTCGTTTACATAATAAATATCAAGGGGAACCTGAAGATTACAAGAAACATATTGAGCAGTACGGGTAA
- the rplL gene encoding 50S ribosomal protein L7/L12, whose product MALNIENIIAEIKEATILELNDLVKAIEEEFGVTAAAPVAAAAAGGADAGAAKDSFDVELTSAGDKKVGVIKVVREITGEGLKEAKAIVDGAPSVIKEGASEAEANEIKEKLEAAGASVTLK is encoded by the coding sequence ATGGCATTGAACATTGAAAACATTATTGCTGAAATCAAAGAAGCTACTATTCTTGAACTTAACGATCTTGTAAAAGCGATCGAAGAAGAATTTGGTGTAACTGCTGCTGCTCCTGTAGCTGCTGCAGCTGCTGGTGGTGCTGACGCAGGTGCTGCTAAAGATTCATTCGACGTTGAATTGACTTCTGCTGGCGACAAAAAAGTTGGCGTTATCAAAGTTGTTCGTGAAATCACAGGCGAAGGTCTTAAAGAAGCTAAAGCTATCGTTGATGGCGCACCATCAGTTATCAAAGAAGGTGCTTCAGAAGCAGAAGCTAACGAAATCAAAGAAAAACTTGAAGCAGCAGGTGCTTCAGTTACTCTTAAATAA
- a CDS encoding DUF3114 domain-containing protein: MQLVDGNSVNYAENSDGNYHTEVDSDPVSIYDPEVRKEVRKGWKGPSTDNNKDYFDIKDSENKANEKLERR, from the coding sequence ATGCAGTTGGTTGACGGCAATAGTGTTAACTATGCGGAGAATTCGGATGGTAATTATCATACCGAGGTGGATTCAGATCCCGTTTCTATATATGATCCTGAAGTGAGGAAGGAAGTTAGAAAAGGGTGGAAGGGTCCAAGTACAGATAATAATAAGGATTACTTTGATATAAAAGATTCCGAGAATAAGGCAAATGAAAAATTAGAGAGGAGATAA
- a CDS encoding DUF3114 domain-containing protein, with protein MQMVDSNSVNYAESSGRGDYHTEYDSDPVSIYDPEVRKEVSEDWKSPVTGYDYINDPNYFDMEKSKKDADEKLEGI; from the coding sequence ATGCAGATGGTTGACAGTAATAGTGTTAACTATGCGGAGAGCTCTGGTAGAGGTGATTATCACACAGAGTATGACTCTGATCCCGTTTCTATATATGATCCTGAAGTGAGGAAGGAAGTTAGCGAGGATTGGAAGAGTCCAGTAACGGGTTATGATTATATAAATGATCCAAATTATTTCGATATGGAAAAATCCAAAAAAGATGCGGATGAAAAGTTGGAAGGAATTTAA
- the essA gene encoding type VII secretion protein EssA yields MKKSFLIVAVICFLLKAPLVYSDGLKDNSLQFDSERISQKEVLDTGFQPGYVSQLFKEDAHNQLQKIDQDRQKMRQKRDRDLFTTKKMMANQGEVTKLFTEQDDRQYTMTSEPVEDVGVSASQVAYIILISIVIIVSSIVTYLFYQKSNESLLEE; encoded by the coding sequence ATGAAAAAAAGTTTTCTAATAGTGGCTGTCATATGCTTTCTTTTAAAGGCACCACTCGTTTATTCAGATGGTCTAAAGGACAATTCTTTACAATTTGATAGTGAGCGTATTTCTCAAAAAGAAGTACTAGATACTGGATTTCAGCCCGGCTATGTCAGCCAGCTTTTTAAAGAAGATGCTCATAATCAACTGCAAAAGATTGATCAAGACAGACAAAAGATGCGTCAAAAGCGTGACAGAGACTTGTTTACGACAAAAAAAATGATGGCCAATCAAGGAGAAGTCACTAAACTGTTTACCGAACAGGATGACCGTCAATATACCATGACAAGTGAACCAGTAGAAGATGTTGGTGTCAGCGCTTCTCAAGTAGCGTATATTATTTTGATTAGTATCGTCATTATTGTTTCAAGTATTGTTACTTATCTCTTTTATCAAAAGTCAAACGAAAGTCTGTTAGAAGAATAG
- a CDS encoding alpha/beta hydrolase produces the protein MSRVTETGSEIPTLDASNLSYQFERVNIDYPEIKSVSARLSRINESKAIPKNLAYLDDFYDKKTGTSGTAFEVNGTKEVIVAYTGTNPEGDFFRDAGTDFNDIFLGKGGHYDPATHFYEEIAEQYGKDNITLTGHSLGGNIAQRVALKYDVPNTVIYNAAPLYIPMTTNWHYIKQFQQQVEIGQSDLGAIHKNISSIESDMKKFTGKVIRITTMKDFLNPGADSVEGIYIGKEYFIAGSGDHGLDAIINDEKQISQLEALFSLQGGILENIKLKMSVIATLQTTLSVGGTSQSEMIYLDGVQAKAVAKGLVTAAENGDELVKASAEAAIEEAESLYKTCQVAPSWASLLSDAEAEQAYHDGGATRDAMVTNVKELFEKKTQVSGELVEIFTGLVSSINEGISELEGQDSELAGLIRTYG, from the coding sequence ATGAGTAGAGTTACTGAGACTGGAAGTGAAATTCCAACACTGGACGCATCAAATTTATCGTATCAATTTGAGAGAGTTAATATTGATTATCCTGAAATTAAGTCAGTATCAGCCAGACTCTCTAGAATTAATGAAAGTAAAGCGATACCTAAGAACTTAGCTTATTTGGACGATTTCTATGATAAAAAGACAGGAACAAGTGGTACTGCTTTTGAGGTAAATGGTACGAAAGAGGTTATTGTAGCTTATACTGGTACAAATCCAGAAGGAGATTTTTTTAGAGATGCAGGCACTGATTTTAATGATATATTTTTAGGAAAAGGAGGTCATTATGACCCAGCAACTCATTTTTATGAAGAAATAGCTGAGCAGTATGGAAAAGATAATATTACACTGACCGGTCACTCTTTAGGTGGTAATATAGCGCAGCGGGTTGCGCTTAAATACGATGTGCCTAATACAGTTATCTATAATGCGGCACCGCTTTATATTCCAATGACGACAAATTGGCATTATATAAAACAATTTCAACAACAAGTTGAGATTGGTCAGTCTGATTTAGGTGCTATTCATAAGAATATTTCTAGTATCGAATCAGATATGAAAAAGTTCACTGGTAAGGTGATTCGTATCACAACAATGAAAGATTTTTTGAATCCAGGTGCAGATAGTGTCGAAGGTATCTATATTGGTAAAGAATACTTTATCGCTGGATCAGGTGATCATGGCCTTGATGCTATCATTAATGATGAGAAACAAATCAGTCAGCTTGAGGCTCTGTTTTCACTACAGGGAGGTATTCTTGAAAATATCAAGCTAAAGATGTCTGTGATAGCTACTCTTCAAACGACTTTATCTGTCGGGGGAACGTCTCAGTCTGAGATGATTTATTTAGACGGTGTTCAAGCAAAAGCAGTGGCTAAGGGATTAGTGACAGCAGCTGAAAATGGAGATGAACTTGTAAAAGCTTCTGCTGAGGCAGCGATCGAAGAAGCTGAATCTCTCTATAAAACTTGTCAAGTAGCGCCATCATGGGCATCATTGTTAAGCGATGCAGAAGCTGAACAAGCTTATCACGACGGTGGAGCAACCAGAGATGCTATGGTTACTAATGTCAAGGAGTTATTTGAGAAAAAGACACAAGTCTCAGGAGAGTTGGTTGAGATCTTTACAGGATTGGTATCGTCTATAAATGAGGGGATTTCAGAATTAGAGGGACAAGACAGTGAGTTGGCGGGATTAATAAGGACTTATGGATAG
- a CDS encoding DUF3114 domain-containing protein, which yields MEKARLHNKYQGDSEDYKKYTEQYGENFKYVTPNNKNGFHSEFIINDKTKHLVSQWNAYEFDENGNVTSEPDKAYTKEEQMQLVDGNSVNYAESSGRGDYHTQYDSDPVSIYDPEVRKEVRKGWKSPKTDNELEDYYDIENSVKEANSELE from the coding sequence GTGGAAAAGGCTCGCTTGCATAATAAATATCAAGGGGATTCAGAGGATTACAAGAAATATACTGAGCAGTACGGGGAAAACTTCAAATATGTCACTCCGAATAATAAGAACGGCTTCCACTCTGAGTTTATCATCAATGATAAGACCAAGCATTTGGTTAGTCAGTGGAATGCCTATGAATTTGACGAGAACGGCAATGTTACCTCAGAACCCGACAAAGCCTACACCAAGGAAGAACAAATGCAGTTGGTTGACGGCAATAGTGTTAACTATGCGGAGAGCTCTGGTAGAGGTGATTATCACACACAATATGACTCTGATCCCGTTTCTATATATGATCCTGAAGTGAGGAAGGAAGTTAGAAAAGGATGGAAGAGTCCAAAAACAGATAATGAATTAGAAGACTACTACGACATAGAGAATTCAGTTAAAGAAGCAAATAGTGAATTGGAGTAA
- a CDS encoding DUF3114 domain-containing protein has protein sequence MQVDGNSVNYAENSDGNYHTEYDSDPVSIYDPEVRKKVRKGWKDPLTGRRNKNELNYFDIDNSEEKANKKLKGR, from the coding sequence ATGCAGGTTGACGGCAATAGTGTTAACTATGCGGAGAATTCGGATGGTAATTATCACACAGAGTATGACTCTGATCCTGTTTCTATATACGATCCTGAGGTGAGGAAGAAAGTTAGAAAAGGGTGGAAGGATCCTTTGACAGGTCGGCGAAATAAGAACGAGCTGAATTATTTTGATATCGATAACTCAGAAGAAAAAGCAAATAAAAAATTAAAAGGACGATAA
- a CDS encoding DUF3114 domain-containing protein, which produces MVDGNSVNYAESSDGDYHIKVDSYPVSIYDPEVRKEVRKGWKSPSDNQRDKDYFNKTSSEEKANELLEG; this is translated from the coding sequence TTGGTTGACGGCAATAGTGTTAACTATGCGGAGAGCTCGGATGGAGATTACCACATCAAGGTGGACTCATATCCCGTTTCTATATATGATCCTGAAGTGAGGAAGGAAGTTAGAAAAGGGTGGAAGAGTCCATCTGATAATCAAAGAGACAAAGATTACTTTAATAAGACGTCTTCTGAAGAAAAGGCTAATGAGTTATTGGAAGGTTAA
- a CDS encoding DUF3114 domain-containing protein codes for MEKARLHNKYQGERKDYKKHIKKYGENHKYVSSGDGFHSEFIVDKDGNLVSQWHAYEIDENGNVNSEPDKAYTKEQQMQLVDGTSVNYAERSDGDYHTEYDSDPVSIYDPEVRKEVRKGWKSPSTRSSDNDYFDRDESENRANALLKE; via the coding sequence GTGGAAAAGGCTCGTTTGCATAATAAATATCAAGGTGAGCGAAAGGACTATAAGAAACATATCAAAAAATACGGCGAGAACCATAAGTATGTCAGTTCAGGCGATGGTTTCCACTCAGAGTTTATTGTGGACAAAGATGGTAACTTAGTTTCTCAGTGGCATGCTTACGAAATAGACGAGAACGGCAATGTCAATTCAGAACCCGACAAAGCCTACACCAAGGAGCAACAAATGCAGTTGGTTGATGGCACTAGTGTTAACTATGCGGAGAGATCGGATGGGGATTATCACACAGAGTATGACTCTGATCCCGTTTCTATATATGATCCTGAAGTGAGGAAGGAAGTTAGAAAAGGGTGGAAGAGTCCAAGTACTCGATCTTCGGACAATGATTATTTCGATAGAGATGAATCTGAAAATCGGGCAAATGCGCTTTTGAAGGAGTAA
- the esaA gene encoding type VII secretion protein EsaA, translating into MLKLSKPVKYGVYLLAIFGLLWAIIGLNTTIQHNNEKSRETRLKKENALLNVAIVNEDQPATTHNESYNLGAAYVKSLESDDSQNWSVVSRGSAEAGLKNGTYQLMVIIPSDFSAKILDVNNVNVERATVTYKVNGGGNLQIENNANKLGKDIVSDLTSQLVDMYMASVLSSLYTAQKNVQGVYEVQTGNISSYRDSLLQPTEDFKNVFPSLVASANSSLLANQGLQDSLTSDNDFYNTLMESQKNVETSLQTLMEQRSKSTISNSEFTEALMSMNSETLGTQLTGLIESTKTLQEQLADKIAKVNDQASTSDDIQDAIDAIDNSSDTSASTTESSSSTETSTSSSETTETSSSETPKPENNSALSQARKRIAELQKLIKDQQTILDEKLQKVDSFVDDRLADYYGVTVDELKELTLKDFLNANTAQPLAYTTAAFQNDIDTLVKNSLKEVPATDPATVIGLDRDAQNEITFNTALAASLNVKENEKSAKELENLYNDFETKKTALTTIQAKAIGTANSPEQSLTVTTSNLNVTIDSIDVNGVNTTVPTLIDPSQKNDITVHYSYTSTGTTAPESSTFNLEIGDVSVSKTVDTKKEEEAFRKAELAYQKKVQEVVDAYNHAGTLLATYYSYDTDGNVISLTDQFMNQSAYDLFSSILKENLKIGLASYQQSDASKAALKQQLTDLKTSQDDLAIAMADIQTNNNDLSTQIGDQLTLLDQINRDAQSLLDANNTANDDRSSQDTSLSDISSNLQGLLTTTSTLEATAESTKEQASSVKSVFDNFNKEVENAQTNGNQLSTDASALMTKFDEELKNNGNFIDSFAKVFNNAYQNGVPNDVLLDFLASPVTEKSSSVRATVNAYRPFTWVLLLEMVTLFTAYIFATQKALARLKNRFKINKFLETDWLNTAILSGLALIIGLILGTVSSRSLAVENEYIPMWILLVTFFAFLLVHGQYFIIKNLRVIGMGLNFFMIISFIYLSNAIGTATVLSGFPALMKKVNPLILLENRLSAIFDGTTPPFIYFVFLVFATVLLLLLNIFVTIAYERIASSKEV; encoded by the coding sequence ATGCTTAAACTTTCAAAACCTGTCAAATACGGGGTATATTTATTAGCCATATTTGGTCTGTTATGGGCTATTATTGGATTAAATACCACCATTCAACACAACAATGAAAAAAGTCGAGAGACACGGCTAAAAAAAGAAAATGCGCTTTTAAATGTTGCTATCGTTAACGAAGATCAGCCTGCAACAACGCACAATGAATCTTATAACCTCGGAGCAGCCTATGTCAAATCACTTGAAAGTGATGACAGTCAAAACTGGTCTGTGGTTAGCCGTGGTTCTGCCGAAGCGGGATTGAAAAATGGAACTTACCAATTGATGGTCATCATTCCGAGTGATTTCTCAGCAAAAATTTTGGACGTTAACAATGTCAATGTTGAACGAGCAACTGTTACCTATAAGGTAAATGGTGGAGGAAATCTCCAAATTGAAAATAATGCCAATAAGCTAGGTAAAGACATCGTTTCAGATTTAACAAGTCAGCTGGTTGATATGTATATGGCTAGCGTTTTAAGTAGTCTTTATACGGCTCAGAAAAATGTACAGGGTGTCTATGAGGTACAAACAGGCAATATTTCAAGCTACCGGGACAGCCTATTACAACCAACGGAAGATTTCAAAAATGTCTTTCCATCCTTAGTTGCTTCAGCTAACAGTAGCTTATTAGCAAATCAAGGTCTGCAAGATTCATTGACCAGTGACAATGACTTTTACAATACTTTGATGGAATCTCAAAAGAATGTTGAGACATCATTACAAACATTAATGGAACAGCGCTCAAAAAGTACTATTTCAAACAGTGAGTTCACAGAAGCTTTGATGTCAATGAACAGTGAAACTTTAGGGACACAATTAACCGGCCTTATTGAATCTACTAAAACTCTACAAGAACAACTAGCAGATAAAATCGCAAAAGTGAATGACCAAGCAAGTACTAGCGACGATATCCAAGATGCCATTGATGCCATTGATAATAGTAGTGACACAAGTGCTTCTACTACAGAATCAAGTAGTTCAACAGAGACATCGACATCTAGCTCTGAAACGACTGAGACTAGCTCAAGTGAGACGCCAAAACCTGAGAACAATAGTGCCTTATCTCAAGCTAGGAAAAGAATTGCTGAGTTACAAAAGTTGATCAAGGATCAACAAACTATTTTAGATGAAAAACTCCAGAAAGTTGACAGTTTTGTAGATGACCGATTAGCAGATTATTATGGTGTCACTGTCGATGAACTAAAAGAATTGACCTTAAAAGACTTTTTGAATGCTAACACAGCACAACCGTTAGCCTATACAACAGCAGCATTTCAAAATGATATCGATACCTTAGTTAAAAATAGCTTAAAAGAAGTGCCTGCTACAGACCCTGCAACAGTAATTGGCTTGGATCGGGATGCTCAAAACGAGATTACTTTCAACACAGCATTAGCAGCATCGCTTAATGTCAAGGAGAATGAGAAATCCGCTAAAGAGTTGGAAAACCTATACAATGATTTTGAAACTAAGAAGACAGCCTTGACAACGATTCAAGCAAAGGCAATAGGTACGGCAAACAGTCCGGAACAAAGTTTGACTGTTACAACAAGTAATCTAAATGTCACCATTGATAGTATTGATGTTAACGGCGTAAATACAACGGTACCAACCCTGATTGATCCTAGTCAAAAAAATGATATCACTGTCCACTATAGCTATACGTCAACTGGTACGACAGCTCCAGAGTCATCTACGTTCAATTTAGAGATTGGAGATGTTTCTGTCTCAAAAACGGTAGATACGAAAAAAGAAGAAGAAGCTTTTAGAAAGGCTGAACTTGCCTATCAGAAGAAAGTTCAAGAAGTGGTTGATGCTTATAATCATGCAGGAACCTTGTTAGCCACTTATTATTCATATGATACCGATGGAAATGTAATCAGTTTGACCGATCAATTTATGAATCAAAGTGCTTATGATCTTTTCTCAAGTATCTTGAAAGAGAATTTAAAAATCGGTTTGGCATCTTATCAACAGTCAGATGCTTCAAAAGCAGCCCTTAAACAACAATTGACAGATTTGAAAACTTCTCAAGATGATTTGGCGATTGCAATGGCTGATATTCAAACAAACAATAACGATTTATCAACCCAAATTGGGGATCAATTAACCTTACTTGATCAAATCAATAGGGATGCTCAATCATTGCTGGATGCTAATAATACAGCGAATGATGATCGAAGCAGCCAAGACACAAGCTTGTCGGATATTAGTAGCAACTTACAAGGTTTATTAACAACAACATCAACCTTAGAAGCGACAGCAGAGTCAACGAAAGAACAAGCAAGTTCAGTGAAAAGTGTTTTTGATAACTTTAATAAAGAAGTTGAAAACGCGCAAACCAATGGCAATCAGCTCTCTACAGATGCATCAGCTCTCATGACTAAATTTGATGAGGAATTGAAAAATAACGGGAACTTTATTGACTCCTTTGCTAAAGTATTTAATAATGCTTACCAAAACGGTGTGCCAAATGACGTTCTTTTGGACTTCTTAGCAAGCCCTGTTACTGAAAAATCATCATCTGTTAGAGCGACAGTAAATGCTTATCGTCCATTTACCTGGGTCTTGTTGTTAGAAATGGTAACGCTCTTTACCGCCTATATCTTTGCGACTCAAAAAGCATTAGCACGTCTAAAAAATCGCTTCAAAATTAATAAATTCTTAGAGACAGACTGGTTAAACACTGCTATTTTAAGTGGTCTAGCCTTAATTATCGGTCTCATCTTAGGAACTGTATCAAGCCGTAGTTTAGCGGTTGAGAATGAATACATTCCGATGTGGATACTGCTGGTAACCTTCTTTGCCTTTTTACTCGTACACGGTCAATACTTTATTATCAAGAACCTTAGAGTTATTGGTATGGGATTGAATTTCTTTATGATTATCAGTTTTATCTATTTATCAAACGCGATTGGTACAGCAACTGTCTTGTCTGGTTTTCCTGCATTGATGAAAAAAGTGAATCCTTTGATTCTCCTTGAGAACCGTTTGTCTGCTATATTTGATGGGACAACACCACCATTTATTTATTTTGTTTTCCTTGTTTTTGCAACGGTATTACTGTTACTTCTCAATATTTTTGTGACTATTGCTTACGAGAGAATAGCAAGCTCAAAAGAGGTTTAA
- a CDS encoding WXG100 family type VII secretion target — protein sequence MATIKLTPEELRQSATQYSNGSQTVTDVLTTLTNEQAVISENWEGTAFDSFEQQFNELSPKIQEFAELLTAINQQLNSVATTLEDTDSQMASQIYPGS from the coding sequence ATGGCTACAATTAAACTTACCCCTGAAGAACTTCGTCAGTCTGCTACCCAGTATTCTAACGGTTCTCAAACAGTGACAGATGTTTTGACAACATTGACTAACGAGCAAGCTGTTATCAGTGAAAACTGGGAAGGTACAGCCTTTGATAGTTTTGAACAACAATTCAATGAATTGTCACCAAAAATTCAAGAATTTGCGGAATTGTTAACAGCTATTAATCAACAACTTAACTCTGTTGCGACAACTCTTGAAGATACAGACTCACAAATGGCTTCACAAATTTATCCAGGAAGCTAA